In a genomic window of Equus caballus isolate H_3958 breed thoroughbred chromosome 9, TB-T2T, whole genome shotgun sequence:
- the CTHRC1 gene encoding collagen triple helix repeat-containing protein 1 — MRPQGPAAACSQRLLGLLLLLLLQLRTPSSASETPKGKQKALLRQREVVDLYNGMCLQGPAGVPGRDGSPGANGIPGTPGIPGRDGFKGEKGECLRETFEESWTPNYKQCSWSSLNYGIDLGKIAECTFTKMRSNSALRVLFSGSLRLKCRNACCQRWYFTFNGAECSGPLPIEAIIYLDQGSPELNSTINIHRTSSVEGLCEGIGAGLVDIAIWVGTCSDYPKGDASTGWNSVSRIIIEELPK, encoded by the exons ATGCGCCCCCAGGGCCCCGCCGCCGCCTGCTCGCAGCGGCTCCTCGgtctgctgctgctcctgctgctgcagctgcGGACGCCGTCGAGCGCCTCCGAGACCCCCAAGGGGAAGCAAAAGGCGCTGCTCCGGCAGAGGGAGGTGGTGGACCTG TATAATGGAATGTGCTTACAAGGGCCTGCAGGGGTGCCAGGGCGAGATGGGAGCCCTGGGGCCAATGGCATTCCTGGTACCCCTGGGATCCCAGGTCGGGATGGATTCAAAGGAGAAAAGGGGGAATGCCTGAGGGAAACCTTCGAGGAGTCGTGGACACCTAACTACAAGCAGTGTTCGTGGAGTTCGCTGAATTATGGCATAGATCTTGGGAAAATTGCG GAGTGTACATTTACAAAGATGCGTTCGAACAGTGCTCTGAGAGTTTTGTTCAGTGGCTCGCTTCGGTTAAAATGCAGAAACGCATGCTGTCAGCGTTGGTATTTCACGTTCAATGGAGCTGAATGTTCAGGACCTCTTCCCATTGAAGCTATAATTTATTTGGACCAAGGAAGCCCAGAACTGAATTCAACAATTAATATTCATCGCACTTCTTCTG TGGAAGGACTTTGTGAAGGAATTGGTGCCGGATTAGTGGATATTGCTATCTGGGTTGGTACTTGTTCCGACTACCCAAAAGGAGACGCCTCTACTGGATGGAATTCAGTGTCCCGAATCATTATCGAAGAActaccaaaataa